The segment AAGGGCAGCGGCGAGTAAGCCACGTAATGACTGTTTCATGTATCCTTCCTTAAGTTTCCATTTGCGCTGTCGCTGCTTGTTAGCGATTGACCAAGCCACTGCACAAGCATAGCGCACCAGCAGGGCAAGCCATCAACGAATTGAGAGTCAACAATGACAGACGATAATCCGGGCACATTGTACGTGGTTGCCACGCCAATTGGGAATTTGGATGACTTAACCGCGCGTGCCGCTCGGGTGTTGGGCCAGGTGACACGAGTTGCTGCTGAAGATACTCGCCATAGTGGGCGCTTGTTGGCGCACTTGGGGCTAAACAAGCCCATGCTCTCTTTACACGAGCACAATGAGGCGCGCCGGGTAGATACTTTGGATAGTTATCTTGCTGCGGGTGAAGATATTGCCCTGATCAGTGACGCTGGAACGCCGTTGATTAGCGATCCCGGCTTTGTGCTGGTACGTGAGTTGCGAGCACGCAATCGCCATATTGTGCCAATTCCCGGCCCCTGTGCCCTTATTACTGCGCTGTCAGGGGCGGGCCTGCCAACAGACCGCTTTGTATTTGCCGGTTTTCTGCCTGCCAAGCCAGGCGCAAGGCGCCAAGCATTGGAGGGTTGGAAAAAACGTGAAGAGACGCTGGTGTTTTATGAGTCTCCCCACCGTATCGTGCACACCCTTGAAGCGTTGCAGGAGCAAATGGCAGATCGCGATGTGGTGCTGGCACGTGAGTTAACCAAGACCTTCGAGACGTTTCTGCACGGTACGCCTGCATCTTTGTTGGAGCAATTAACTGCCGACCCTAATCAAGCCCGCGGCGAGTTCGTGGTGATTGTTGCCGGTGCCCCGCCGGTTGAGCAGAGTGAGCATCAAGATATATCAGCCGATGCCTTGCTGGAGGCGCTGCTGGCAGAGGGGGTTGGCGTGAAACAGGGTGCTGCGATTGCCGCGAGAATGCTCGGTGGTCGTAAGCAAGTCTGGTACGCGCGTTTGCAAGCAATTAAAGGTGAGCATTGAGGCAAGTCGAGGGCGCTGGTATGCTTGCCGCCGGAGTTGGCCAGACAGTCGCCGCTAATACCCCTTAAAAGGTGTTGGGGGAGGAAAGTCCGGGCTCCATAGGGCAGAGTGCCAGGTAACGCCTGGGCGGCGCGAGCCGACGGAAAGTGCAGCAGAGAGTAGACCGCCTAAGCTCCTGAAATAAACCTCTGGGGCCGGTAAGGGTGAAAGGGTGCGGTAAGAGCGCACCGCGCGCCTGGTAACAGTGCGTGGCATGGTAAACCCCACTCGGAGCAAGACCAAATAGGGATCCAATGGCGTGGCCCGCGCTGGATCCGGGTAGGTTGCTTGAGCGCTGTGGTAACGCAGCGCCTAGAGGAATGGCTGTCCACGACAGAACCCGGCTTATCGGCCGACTCCCCCACTTACGTACCAGAGCGTGTGCGCACGCTCTTTATTACGCTGTCACTATCATTTTGTGTGAGAAAAACATGCCTTCTCCTGACGCTGAACAGGTTGCTAACTGCTTTCGCCATACCAGCGTACTACTGGAAGGTGCTGTCGATGCACTGGTGCACGATGCGCGAGGCGTCTATTTAGACGGCACTTTCGGGAGAGGTGGTCACTCACGTTTGATCCTTGATCGTCTGGATGCCCAGGGCCAACTGCTTGCGATGGATCGCGATCCCCAAGCGATTGCCGCGGCCGCTGAAATTGACGATTCACGCTTCCAGATCGCCCAGCGAGAATTTGCTCAGCTGGCCGAGTTTGCCCGTGAGCAGGGCGTATTCGGTAAGCTTTCTGGCGTGTTACTCGATGTTGGCGTGTCATCGCCTCAGCTAGATGACCCAGAGCGCGGCTTCAGCTTTATGCGCGACGGCCCACTAGATATGCGAATGGATCCTACTCAAGGGCAAAGTGTGGCTGATTTCCTGGCCCGGGCCAGTGAGTCCGACATCGCCTACGTATTTAAAACCTATGGCGAAGAACGTTATGCCAAACGTTTGGCACGCGCCGTGGTCACTCGTCGGGTTGAGAAGCCGTTTACCCACACGGTGGATCTGGCCGAGGTGTTAAAAGTAGCCCACCCCGCCTGGGAGAAGGGGCGTCACCCCGCCACTAAAGCGTTTCAAGGCCTGCGTATTTTCGTCAACGGCGAGCTGGAGCAGCTAGACAGCGCATTAGACGCCGCGCTAGAGGCGCTGGCCCCTGGTGGTCACTTAGTGGTTATCAGCTTTCACTCGTTGGAAGATCGTCGCGTGAAGCGCTTTATTCGCCACCATGTACGCGGCGATACTGACTTGCCGCGAGGGGTGCCGATTCGCGACGATCAAATGAATCGGCGTCTTGAAGCGCTAGGCAAAGGTGTGCGGCCAAGTGAGGCGGAAGTGGATGCCAATCCTCGCGCACGTAGTGCCGTCATGCGGGCTGCACGCAAACGGATGTAAATGTCATCATGAGCATGGATCGGATTGAGCAGTGGGCAACCACGCTACGCACCGAATGGCCTTTCAGGCTGCGTTTGCGCGCCTGGCCGGTAGCTATTACGCTACTCTTTCTACTCTGCATGGCCTCCGGGCTGGGCGTGGTTGTTACTACCCATATGACGCGGGTTCAATTTGCCCAGCTGCAACAGCTGGAGCAAGAAGAGAACCAGCTGCAAACGGAGTGGGGACAGCTGCTGCTCGAGGAGGGTGCATGGTCAACACCTGCCCGTATTGAACAAATTGCCACTGATCGCCTGGGCATGCGAATCCCCGATGTCCATGATGTTGAGGTGATTCGACCATGAGAAGTGAACGTCGCGGCGGTACCTCGCGTCAGACGCCGATTGCGCCCCCGCTCGGCGGTGGGCGTTTCATGTTTATTCTGCTCGCGATTGGCTTGGCATCGGCTATTTTGATTGGTCGGATTACTTTGCTACAGGTCATTGACCGTCCCTTTCTGCAAAGCCAGGGCGACGCGCGCACTCTCCGTCACGAAACAATCCCTGCTCACCGCGGCATGATTACAGACCGCAATGGCGAACCGTTGGCGATTTCCACGCCGGTGGTGACTCTTTGGGCCAATCCGCAAGAACTTCCCGACGATGCTATTCAGCGTGTAATGCTGGCCCAGGCGCTAGGCATGTCGCTGGGTGACTTCGAGGCGCGGGTGGCACGCTTTAGCGAGCATGAGTTCATGTATTTGCGCCGCCAGATGACCCCCGCGGCGGCCCAGCAGGTTCTTAACCTGCGCACGCCTGGTGTTTACCCGCAACGCGAATATAAACGCTACTATCCCGCTGGCGAGGTCGCTGCTCAACTGCTGGGAGTGACCAACGTTGATGACGTCGGCCAGGAAGGCCTGGAGCTTTCTTATCAGCCTTACCTAGCAGGTCGACCAGGCCAGCGCCGGGTCATTAAAGATCGCCGTGGGCGCCTGGTGCGCGAGCTGGGTGTTATTGACGAAGCCCAGCCGGGGGGGGGACTCACCCTCTCTATTGATCAACGCATTCAATATATGGCTTACCGGGAGCTACGCGCTGCAGTGGCTGAGAATGAGGCTGATGGTGGCGTGCTGGTGATGATGGATGCCCGCACGGGAGAGGTGTTGGCTATGGCTAACTTGCCCTCCTACAACCCTAACAACCGCGCAGGGCTTGATCCGCGTGGGTTACGTAACCAGGCGTTGGTCGATGTGTTTGAGCCCGGCTCGGTGATGAAACCGCTGGCCATGGCTGCCGTATTAGAGAGTGGCGTGGTGGATCGCGACGCAGTGGTTGATACCTCGCCCGGTTGGATGCGATTGGATCAGTTCACTATTCGCGATTTCCGTAATTACGGCGAGCTGGATTTAGCTGGCATTCTGGAACATTCTTCGAATGTGGGGATGTCTCGACTGGCACTGCGGTTGAGCGATACGGCCATCTGGGAAAAGTATAATCAGCTAGGACTGGGGCAGGCACCTGGAACCGGTTTTCCTGGCGAATCTACTGGCAGCTTGCCGGCACCGGTTCGCTGGTCGCGCAGCGAGCGGGCGACGCTCTCCTACGGTTACGGGCTGTCCGTGTCAGCTGTACAGTTGGCAAGTGCTTACACGG is part of the Halomonas alkaliantarctica genome and harbors:
- the rsmH gene encoding 16S rRNA (cytosine(1402)-N(4))-methyltransferase RsmH translates to MPSPDAEQVANCFRHTSVLLEGAVDALVHDARGVYLDGTFGRGGHSRLILDRLDAQGQLLAMDRDPQAIAAAAEIDDSRFQIAQREFAQLAEFAREQGVFGKLSGVLLDVGVSSPQLDDPERGFSFMRDGPLDMRMDPTQGQSVADFLARASESDIAYVFKTYGEERYAKRLARAVVTRRVEKPFTHTVDLAEVLKVAHPAWEKGRHPATKAFQGLRIFVNGELEQLDSALDAALEALAPGGHLVVISFHSLEDRRVKRFIRHHVRGDTDLPRGVPIRDDQMNRRLEALGKGVRPSEAEVDANPRARSAVMRAARKRM
- the rsmI gene encoding 16S rRNA (cytidine(1402)-2'-O)-methyltransferase, which encodes MTDDNPGTLYVVATPIGNLDDLTARAARVLGQVTRVAAEDTRHSGRLLAHLGLNKPMLSLHEHNEARRVDTLDSYLAAGEDIALISDAGTPLISDPGFVLVRELRARNRHIVPIPGPCALITALSGAGLPTDRFVFAGFLPAKPGARRQALEGWKKREETLVFYESPHRIVHTLEALQEQMADRDVVLARELTKTFETFLHGTPASLLEQLTADPNQARGEFVVIVAGAPPVEQSEHQDISADALLEALLAEGVGVKQGAAIAARMLGGRKQVWYARLQAIKGEH
- the ftsL gene encoding cell division protein FtsL gives rise to the protein MSMDRIEQWATTLRTEWPFRLRLRAWPVAITLLFLLCMASGLGVVVTTHMTRVQFAQLQQLEQEENQLQTEWGQLLLEEGAWSTPARIEQIATDRLGMRIPDVHDVEVIRP
- a CDS encoding peptidoglycan D,D-transpeptidase FtsI family protein, with protein sequence MRSERRGGTSRQTPIAPPLGGGRFMFILLAIGLASAILIGRITLLQVIDRPFLQSQGDARTLRHETIPAHRGMITDRNGEPLAISTPVVTLWANPQELPDDAIQRVMLAQALGMSLGDFEARVARFSEHEFMYLRRQMTPAAAQQVLNLRTPGVYPQREYKRYYPAGEVAAQLLGVTNVDDVGQEGLELSYQPYLAGRPGQRRVIKDRRGRLVRELGVIDEAQPGGGLTLSIDQRIQYMAYRELRAAVAENEADGGVLVMMDARTGEVLAMANLPSYNPNNRAGLDPRGLRNQALVDVFEPGSVMKPLAMAAVLESGVVDRDAVVDTSPGWMRLDQFTIRDFRNYGELDLAGILEHSSNVGMSRLALRLSDTAIWEKYNQLGLGQAPGTGFPGESTGSLPAPVRWSRSERATLSYGYGLSVSAVQLASAYTALANDGVRLPPSLLRLSEPPQGIPAIAPSVANDLLQILETSVAAYTGGRRARVEGYRVGGKTGTVRKIGQQGYTTDAYRSVFAGIAPISDPRIVTVVMIDHPKAGEFYGGAVAAPVFSSVTGNALRLLDVPPDHEAE